In Miscanthus floridulus cultivar M001 chromosome 19, ASM1932011v1, whole genome shotgun sequence, the DNA window CCGGGCGTGGGCGCGCGCGATGAAGGCCGGGTCAACCTCTAGCGGcccagcccaggcgcaggcgtcCCGGCAGCCGGCGCGCGCGACCTCCAGGAGCCGGCGACCCTGCCACCGGCGCGCGCGATGCCTCCGATGCGACCAGATGCAGGTATTGTTTACCTTAGATGGAGTTATGGTCTACAGTTCCCCTCATGTTGTACATTCTTCTTCAGATTTTCCTCTCGCTTTTCTCGTCCTATTAATCTTCTTATGCCTGCCTGGTTTCTCAGGGTATGACCATGATAAAATTTCTCACAGATGGGGTATTGATTAGAGAAATGATGGAAGATCCTCTTCTTACCAAGTATAGGTACGCCCATAAGATTGAATCCCAAATAGTTTACCTGTCTCTTTGTCATTATTACTCAACCATGTTTGATCCAGTAGTAGAAGTGACTTTCTTTTATTCCATATAAGTATATATTGGTACTGGCTAATTCATAATGGAGTaaactccttttatcttgggtgaAAATCCATTAATAACTATCTAATTTGTTGCCTTGGAGGGTTCCATACCAATTCCCTTAACCCACACATTGATCCATGCTCTTCTATTCTATTAGTGTAATTATGGTGGacgaagctcatgaaagatccaACTCAACCGACATGTTGCTGGGTCTCTTGAAAAAGGTTAATATCTCTTTAATATCAGAGTTGGCTTTCTCTTAATGTTCTTGTTTGCGAATAGTATTTAAATTCCCTGCAATGCCTGTATCTTTACATGGATAAATCAGATTCAACGTCGTCGGCCCGAGTTGTGACTTATTATCTCCTCTGCAACAATTGAAGCAAGATCAATGTCATCCTTCTTCAACATTAGGTCTACCCCTATCAAGAAGTTTCATTTCTTCCTGGCTGCATGTTATATTGTTATTATCTTTTGCCTATAGCCTTGCCAAGTGAAAAGGCGCATTGCCTATCAAGAAGTTCAGATAGGTAGGCATGGTTTCCTGATTCCATTTTACAGTGTTTTTAGTTTCCGAAGTAATACATGGAACTACAATCTTTCATATTATTTCACTGTTAGTTCTCTGGTCAATCGAATAGCATTGCTTTGTCTTCACTTGAAGATTTTTTTCTGCAGGAACCACTAGGGGATATCTTGGTATTCTTAACTGGTCAGGATGACATAGAAGCTGCTGTTAAGTTGCTGAATGAAGAAATTCAACCCCTTTGAAGAAATCCAAGCAGAAATGTTATAATCCGGTACTTCTCATTTCTGTTTCTATGACAAATAGTCCACTATTTCTTTGCAACTTGACTTTAGCACTGCATTCTGCCAGTCATTGGTATAGCTCTACTTTCTGTTCCCTTGTCTTAGaatatttaaagtgaacattcTAATGCCAACTGGTGCAATCACCTTCAGATTCCAACTTGTCTGTGCCCATTTACTTTGTATGCAAGCATGAGAATTCTTGGATTTTGAATCCTGTAATAAATATCTGTGAAGGCATTCATCGTGACTAGTTTCAGGCCCCTCTCTTGTTTGCTAGAATCTGGTGCTGTTAATAAATACGTCAATGCTTCACCTTTCAATAGGAGTTGTATACATTTTAAGCACATCAACGTGTAAGAGTAGCTAGGATCAACCGACTCTCAAAAGGGTAAAATTCTTCTCATATCTGAAAAAGCTATTTTTCATGCACCTTTGGGTTAATCATTTTCAGAATCCCTCTACACCTCTTTTTAAGATAGATTAGATCAGATAATTAAAACTGAGACAAAATTCGTTGGTGTACTCTCTTCTTATATTGTTGGTTTTTAGTCTTTTTCTTGTGTCATAACACTGGATCTCTTTTTTGGCTTAGATTTCTGACATAGAGAGTTTAGTTGTCGCACCAATATCCAAGGCATCTGCAAGACAACGAGCAGGCAGAGCTGGAAGGGTGCGACCTGGGAAGTGCTTTAGGTAAGTCAGTTTTGTTATTGAagtattatatttatttttgttAATAATACAAACAATGATGTCAACTTATGATTCTCCGTTTCTGATGGCAATCATATGCTGCCGTAATTTCAGCATAACTGATTTTGAACACATTTTTATTTTAATATTAATAAAACACTGCAAAATAAATGTAGTTACCACAATAACTTATCTTGTGCGttacatttttctccttggagtTGAATTTATCAGTCTTTGTGCATCTGGTAATTTCGTTGGATCATATCTCCTGCAGGCTCTATACAGAGGAATACTATCTTAATGAAATGCAGTCAGAAGGAATTCCAGAAATGCAAGCTGTCATATTTTACTTGTCCATGTAGTTGGCACAGTAAAAAGAGAgatacttttttattttttaaaatacatcttgtgtgatattttctcctcaaattaatgcaataagtatcaactaatgatgggtcattgccgtttcagtcaaatatggaagctttgaggacagaacctgttgctgaaggtgagacagcagtgtccagtgtgcaggttgtgtctcaggtgctctcccagaacagctcaaaccttttcctgaagagtgttggcatcaaaccagtgccatcctccaaatcatcatcatcaaatgaaagcgagcttcgggagcaactagcagctgaagctacgactgctgtacaaggtgaaatcgatgaactcaggaagagaagtgaagaagttgaggaaaagctggcgaggacacaaaaggagatggaggagtacaagaagctgacagagataaacaacaaggcaatggaggagaacaatgcgctgctcaagtgtatcttggccatcaacaatgcttcttcgacatgagcgctcctcgtagctgctggttcattaagcaaggggtctgctggtgattttgtttatgtagtaacttatgttgctggtggttggcaactttttattatttcctgtgatgttaatgtgaactgagatgaaactagtaattcaaatgtgatgtctagtgagttatgtgaaccgagtttacaattgttgattaagttgttggtcattggaatactggatctgttaatttatagaagcttttggtcattccagtattatttgtattctgtaatgaaatcagcatgtGCACTTGTGATGAATTATCTGACCTTTCTGTGATGATTTGGTAATTGATTCTGTGACGAATTTCTATTTACTTCAGTGACGAAAATGAGAACCTATCACAGCAAGCCTTGTGGCCCAATAAAAAGTGGACACGTGGACCATCCACATCACTAGCCACGTCAGCTGCCACATGGTCGGACACATCACCTGCAATGTGGATGCGCCACGTGGACAAGACACGTCAGCTACCAGCGTGGCAGACGTCGTCAGGCCACCTAACAGACGGCAAGTCATGACGAAAAAGGGGCTATATCAATGACGAAAATAGATCGTCATAGAAAGAATACACTTCTATGACGACGGccatttcatcatagaacaaatGCACATCTATGACGAAAATAGACGTTTCGTCACGGTAGGTAAAATATGACGCGCATTCAATGACGAATACCATATCGTCACAAAGTTgtcataaaataatatatgtgacgattttggagtcttcagtgacgaaagaagagcatcattgatgtacacatccctagtagtgagaagagatttatccatcctagttcttccccatggggttgtccagccattttttgtcaagaagaaggacggTACcctacggatgtgtgtggattaccgccctctcaatgcggtaaccattaagaacaagtatcctttaccttatATTggtactttgttcgatcagttggcttgtgccaaggtgttttcaaagattgatcttcattctgggtatcatcaaattaagatccgtCCACAATATATactaaagatagctttctctactaggtatgggctgtatgaatacctagtcatgtcctttggtctcaccaatgctcctgcattcttcatgtacctcatgaatttagtctttatgccgaagttggataagtttgtagtggtgttcattgatgatattttgatatactccaagaaccgAGAAGAACATGCGcaacatcttcggatagtactgactcgattaagaGAACACaggctatatgccaaattcaacaaatgtgagttttggttggaccgagtgtagtttttgggacatgttttgACACCTAAaggtatctctgtagacccaagcaaggtgcaagatgtgttaaattagaagtctccaaagttagtgcatcagatctgttagttccttggtcttgctggttattatcggcgcttcattcctgactactcaaaaatagcccaaccaatgaccaagttgctctagaaagatgtcaagtttgtatggagtccggcttgtgaagaagctttccaagccctgaaggaatttcttaccactgctcctattcttgcccaaccagatattgacaggccttttgatgtgtattgtgatgcctcaaggattggattgggatgcgtgcttatgcaggatggacgtgtgatagcttatgcttcacgccagctaaaaaaacacgaggtgaattatcctacccatgatttagagctggctactgtggtgcacgctctaaaaatttggaggcattattgttgggaaataaagtacacatttttacggatcacaagagcctcaaatatatttttactcagtctgagttgaacatgaggcaacggagatggttggagctaatcaaggattacaatttagaagttcattagcatcctggaaaagctaatgtggtagctgatgctttgagctggaagtcgtatcaagttgaagaagcacctttgtctatcaaccatgctgaggtgctagcccatattgctctagtcttagATTTACTTGagtaaattattatagagcaaaggcaagatgttttggaaatcctgcatatcaagaagttaattgccgaagggcgtggtcctcattttagtattgatgaccaaggtgtggtgaagttcaaaaATAGATTAGTGGTTCCATTAAGTGAtgagcttagaagaaagattttggaggaagctcatcattccaagttgtccatctATCCAGGAAGTAACAAAATATACCATGATTTgcaccacttgtattggtggtcaaatataaagcaggatatcaccaagtatgtcacagagtgcgacacttgtggaagagttaaaGCACACCATATGTGTATATCAGgatttttgcagcccttgcctatccctatttggaaatggaggagatttccatggattttattgtgggtCTACCACGGacgtccaagggctataactctatttgggtcattgtggatcgtctCACTAAGTCCGCTCATTTTCTCTCGGTGGATACCAGATATTCAACCAAGAAGCATGCCAAGTTGAAttttgaccggattgtgaccctgcatggagttcctcttactatcatctttgatagagggtcaatctttgtctctcatttttgggagcaacttcaggaatgtcttggtactagtctccttagaagtttagcttatcatccacaaactgatgccAAACATAAAGGGTAAattaggtacttgaggatatgttgagagcttgtgctatttcttttcctaagaagtgggatgaatgcttgaacttagctgagttttcttacaacaatagctatctggagagcattcgtatggcaccctttgaagctctgtatggaaggaaatgtaggacaccacttaactgggttgaagtaggtgaccgtggatattttgggcctgattttatcaaagaagctcgagagcaagtcagtgttattcagagccatttaaaggcagctcaaagtcatcagaaaacttatgcgaacaagagaagaaggcccttgcaatttgaagttggtgatcatgtgtatctcaaggtatctcccatgAGAGGTGTACATCGATTTGGTGTCCGTGGGAAGCTAGCTCCTCGCTACATTAGGCCTTATAAGGTTTTGGAGCGATGTGGtcctgttgcttatcgtctctagctcctggatattttgtcagcagtgcataatgtcttccatgtttcctagttaaaaaaatatttgtgggtccccgatgaagctgtggaaattgaaggacttcccctctagcccaacttgtcttatattgagcatcctatcaagacCTTGgacgaaaaagaaagagtgactagaaatagtgtggtgaagttttataaagttcagtggcaaaatcactcggagAATGAAGCaatgtgggagcaagaaagctatatcatgaagcattatccccaccttctttttTGTTCACCAAGGTAATTGTTTAAATTAGAaattatttcttatctcttttccccaccctaggcacatgaaatctcaggatgagattttgtcTAAGGGGGGtagtttgtaacaccctcggtgttacactgtaaatcatttacaaaaacatgtcatgagcatcatgtttatgtgttaatgcatgtaataaagagtgtagatcaatttccgtaactcaaaacgatcaacgaaAATGCAAAATGAAAGTTAATtccatagtcatgttatatcacttagggtttaaaaccaatttttattaagcaaaaatgctatagaacatgtatgtgacacttgaataaagtttgaagtacaaactttgtagatgacaatgaaatacctaTGGTCGAAAATGGTATTACTAGCTAAgatttccaatagcttagaaatttaatttgaaatagagttcaactcagaacttagaaaatttcttgaaCTTTGGAAAGGGTAAACATAAAGTTCATCAATTTTAGTAGAAAATTTGGTTAAGAAAAAGAGTAGCATCATGGCCTATTTTGGTTGCCTAATGTACCCTCTTAAGAATGGTGAAGTTGGTTTGGGTGTTTGGCCAACCGATTAGTTGATTTGaacgctttaaaaagcatgcatggcACGTCCTTGGTAGGTTTCGTCGCGTaggcgcggtcaccgcgcccctgAGCCAATGTCGGCATGCCGACCGCGCTCGACTGGCCGCTGTGGCTGACAGCCCTGGCATGCAGTTGCCCACCTCACTGCCGTGCTGCTGCCGACGTAGTCCCGTCAAGCGCTGTCGCTGGCGCCGCTGCCGGTGCCACTAGGGCCACTCGTGTTTGCTCTGCTACACTGCACTACTCCACGAGCCACGGGTGCCACTGCCGCTATCGTCACATCACCGCATAGCGTCGCTGGCTACCTTGGTACTACATGCACAGGGTCACAACCCCCCCATGTGCACTTGCTTCGCCTTTAGCCATGTCCCGCCGAGGCGGCACAGCACCTCTCTGCACCATGTTGCTGCCACTACCGCCTTGATCTGCCCACACGTGTAGCCATCCACCATCTTGCCCTGTCTCTCTCTATTGAATGGCTACGCGACGTAACTAGCCGTCCTTCCTCCCACCCCCCCTCGCACGCCATTACTATCATCAGGGACGGCTGGCCGACGTCCCCTCACACGCAAGGCTTTGCAATTCACATGCCTTGGTTCACTAGGGTATGATTCATAGCACCTATAGCGACTCCATAAAGCTATCTAGCTGTGTCACCCTTACCGAGCCTTAGCCGAGCACTGCCGACCGCTAATTTGGCATTTTACTCACCGCTGGTCGTCTCTGCCGCCGTGCCTGACTTCGCTGGCGGTAAACCGGTATCCTTCGGTAGAGATTCAATTAGTTGCTCCTTCGAGCCTTCCTTGACCCCCTCGTTTCCATGCTCATGCCAGGTTTATCGGAGGCACTGTCGGTGACGTGCTGACGTAGAGGTGCCACTCTTGGGGCACCGCCGCATCGCTTGGTCGCACGCGGTCAGCACCGCTAGGGCCACCTCTGACCTAACCATCATCGTAGTCGCAACCAGGGTAAGATAGTGATGCTATAGCGCTAGCTAGTTCACCCCATGGTGGCTTTGTGTGGCCAGCATGATCGTGCCACTACCGCGCATGGCCGCACGCCATGGTCATCACTCCCGTGAGTTCCGCCACTCCTCtaacctaggctagtgtaggcgctagggttGTAGACGGGGGTCAGCCCGTTAGTTGAGCCAGCACGGGTCTCGGCTAGCCGGCATGGCCGTCTAATGCCATTGCCGCCACGCCAGCACGCGCGGGTGGCCGAGGACCATGCTGTTGTAAAGGAGGGAGTTTGCGAGGGTTTTATTGCAAAGTTGTAGTCTATTGAAATAGCGCacatagtgttagtagtattatcGAAGAATGCGTGGACGTTTTTGCAAGTTGGTCGACGCGCGCGGGGGCTCCCCTATTATGGACCGTTTGTGTGCGTGGGTCGCACCCTACATGTGCCACGCCTGTGGGCTGCACATGCGCGCGCTGGGTGCGTGTGGGCCGCACGGTGGGCCGCAAGAGAATTAGTTTTCCTTTTTCCAGCAAATTAGcaaatgtttttctaatttagttttgagctgatctttggaaaattatagtaaattcggtagatgtccaaaaatagtgaaacaaaatttgttaggttaataaaaatgtgatctatctattggtgtagttaATTTACATTTATCTATGAGAATGTTaggttcattaattcatttaggaaagcttagcattatttagattaatatttgtacaaatttttgtggcaaattggtaatagctttgaccatgaaatttttacagtaggttcattgtattattatgaactcactataatttttatagccttagaatatgttgagaaatatggtagctaagtactccttgtggtagtatataggaaatcgttaataagagtaagaatatattttagttgctaagtagcacttgtaggcgaaaccctgctggtttgatgggaatgatgattatctcgatatcttagtcattagagctagcttagtggcttaatAGATGTATTCTTACTTTAAGAATAGTTGTTGACTTATTAttgagtgttgcatcatcattgcatgcatgtagagaacgagttggtggagttcgtgaccacgGGCGAGTAGGAatacgaggaggtgattgaagagtatgaggaggagatcctcatgtaggaagAGGTTCTAAAGCCGCCACTAACTGACTGACTGAGCTAGCACTGCGCCTGCCCAAGGTAAGccttggtgcataacccttattttgattaagcactgaatatatatattggTGTTGTGCATTTATATTACATGCATTCTATGAAAACCACCTGCATAAATATTTCTGTCCTAtgaagtcctactagtataggttgagtaACTGCTATGTTTAGGctatcggtagtgtgagtaacctctcgttactcacaataggtgattattattatcactcatgataaaatggtgaaaggaaatcgagaccggacagggatatggtatgggtattggtgggtgtaagaggttgtgtcccgcggccaatggggcatagcttggttacattgttttccctaTCCGTATCAGTTAAGGACCGACTGTTGCATTGGATTCAagtcaagtcatagacttattatcctgagcacatacttgtttatgggagcagcactatgccagatttgcacatcactgccggcctcatcactgccggatttgtgagaaccggcagtgatgtaccttcactgccggttatgagtttgaaaatgaaaaaatgatttgggctaggctaaaaccggtagtgaaggaccacatcactaccggtttgtggcttgaactggCAGTGTTTTGGCAggcactcatcactgccagtttaagACAAGAGCCAACAGTGatagggctctatcactgtcggttctagccaagaactgatggtgataagcctacaacacaaaaaggctgtagctgtcctctcctttctcctctcttccatcccgagaatagaggcgcgcgtttggacccttccctccattgttgcggctgctcttcaccatgaagctagtgcttggattttgaagaatggcttgatctttttgctttaaggttagtaacaaacatcgattcctttgattttgttgcttaattaccttcgttttgatggctacattgcttcattctcattctagttctttctccattctagagagcacttttccaattggacatttgtgctaggctcaaattgtggtgaatccatcatccaaaaggtcggtgtctatgaacacatttaaattcctagctaattattccatggtggtcaagatcgtcattgttagtatgtgatgctataattagttcttagaagtagagtagaatagatgttcttcaatattgtgcaataattgttttttactacgattttcaatttatagggccggggctaccaatttcaaattttcaataattagtgtacaataatgttttccaaaaatggtactttcgagctacaattgttgttcatgaagctcgatttcttattaattctttgtaattactgtctcagtatttttttgtgcagagatggatcgagagtggatgcatctgtcccgaatggacaagtggtacatgcatggcgtcagctagtttatcaccaatgccaaagcccatgctaagaatgagaaccctgtcttctgcccatgcaaagattgcaagaatcataggaacttttgtcaaattgagtctatacgattgcacttgattaccagggggttcatgccaaactatacgatatggactatgcatggtgaggtttgtgtgaatgttctgcgggaaaatgatgatgatgtggacatgcctgacgtagccatccacgatgctgatgagaaacccggtgtcaacacggaacctatggccacagttaataatgtgtttaggaacacgctagctgacgacatcgaggataacgatggcatttctcagctgctacgtaatgtagagaccggatgtcttagtgaaagacagctgagaaagctagagaaaatgggacaagatggcaaaacaccattgtataggaattgtccaatgagcaaactagaagccaacatcatgctgttagagttcaaatcgacaaacagattgagcgataaaggcttcgatcagttgttaggtataataaggaaaatattcccagaaaaaaatgagttgccagaaaagacatacttggccaagcaaatgatctgccccatcggcctcgaggttgaaaaaatccacacgtgttctaatgattgcatattatatcatagagaaaaatacaaagacttggacaagtgccccaagtgtgaagctccatggtacaaggaaggaacatcagatgagggtaccaagaccagaggaggtcccataaaggtcatttggtatttccctatagctccctgggtgcataggctgtttgcatgtgcaaagtcagccaagctgttgcgctagcatggtgaagagcataagaaagatacaatgatgaggcaccccaccgatgggtatgactggaggactatcaatactatgttctataaggacatcggtggagaggtaaggcacctttggtttgctttgagcacagatgggatgaatcctttcgaccaggttagaagcaatcatagcacctggccactgacgctctgtatatacaaccttccaccttgggtctgtatgaagtgaTCATACAttcagatgccactactgatccaagggccaagacagcctaggaatgacattgatgtgtttctggaaccagtgatcgatgaactagtggagatgtttgaaaagggtgtgccggttGTTTGGGAcaattacaaaaaggaacatgtcatgatcaagggagtacttatcgctacaatcaccgacctgctaggtcgaggttcgttgtctagagagaagacaaaaggctatactagatgtgtcgagtgcttggacgacaccgatgcggtaaatctaccaaataagtcaaagatagtttatatgggacaccataggttcctacctaaggatcacccttatcgtaggaacagaaaagatttcaacgatactattgagaaacgcttagctccaaaatatcgagatgggcctgcgatatttcgagaactcaacaaactagaggttgtccttgggaagggggacaatgcagtagcagcgcgtgatgggagcgtttggaagaaaaaattagttttctggaaactaccttactggctatttctgagtgtatgccactgtcttgatcccatgcacatcactaaaaatgtgtgcgctaacactcttaacaccttgatggacaccgggggacatcaaaggattcactagccacatgcctagacatgcaacacttgggaatcaggaaggagctgcatctcgTGGAGCTAGGGAATGgctagttcgaacttccggttgcatcatggacattgaagaagggagaaaagcgtgcgcttatttctttctttaatGAACTCAAaatcccgacgggctactgtgagaacccgaagaggctagtgaacatgagagaactcaagttcaactatggccctatgaaggcccatgactgtcatgtcattatgactcagctgctccctattgccctgcatggtatcctccccccaaaggtccatgccccaatcataaagctttgctcgttcttcaacacgatctcaaaaaaggtcattgatgtgtccacgctagagcagctgcaatgggacatagccgaaactcgttaggcttgagatgcatttcttgccgacttactttgatatctcattgcatctactcattcatcttgttgaccaaattagagcccttggcccaatgtacctacatcagatgtttcctttcgaaagattaatgaaagttttcaggaggtatgttagaaatagattcaggccagaagggggcatggttgaaggatggtcaatggaggaggccattgagttttgcac includes these proteins:
- the LOC136529666 gene encoding uncharacterized protein, with product MLCRASTGGPMRANPNGAARAWARAMKAGSTSSGPAQAQASRQPARATSRSRRPCHRRARCLRCDQMQGMTMIKFLTDGVLIREMMEDPLLTKYSVIMVDEAHERSNSTDMLLGLLKKIQRRRPEL